From one Cytobacillus sp. IB215665 genomic stretch:
- a CDS encoding flavin monoamine oxidase family protein — protein sequence MNDPIIIVGAGLSGLRAASLLIAQGINCRVLESRGRIGGRVLSNLGLGIHGLDKFDLGPTWFWPHYEPVITSLVKELGLHTFDQHIKGTNLLERFKNEPAQRYLLPEGAVERSTRFKGGVQSLIDAVAATLPLGTIEMNTRVTTIRWEGEEEITVEALVGSKKKYFRPRAVILALPPRLVANHIDFSPSLSTELMGSLLNKPTWMGGQAKVIAVYDRPFWREHGLSGQVTSWIGPLQEIHDASPQIGSGALFGFFRIPAKMRQGLGEEKIFKLVVEQLTRLFGAPANNPVDLLYKDWSTDNETAVAEDITSLSDFPRYGPPTGIRTWEKKLFFAGTETDAEFGGHLEGALRSAERVVSEINEIYKAPL from the coding sequence ATGAACGATCCTATCATAATTGTGGGTGCTGGCTTAAGTGGTCTACGTGCTGCTTCTTTATTAATTGCACAAGGCATCAATTGTAGGGTTTTGGAAAGTAGAGGGAGAATTGGAGGTAGAGTTTTAAGTAATTTGGGGCTAGGTATTCACGGTCTTGACAAGTTTGATTTGGGACCGACATGGTTCTGGCCGCACTATGAGCCGGTTATAACTAGCCTTGTTAAAGAGCTTGGGTTACATACATTTGATCAGCACATCAAAGGAACTAATCTTTTGGAACGGTTTAAGAATGAACCAGCACAGAGATATTTGTTACCAGAAGGAGCTGTTGAGAGGTCTACCCGCTTCAAAGGTGGAGTACAATCTCTCATTGATGCCGTGGCAGCTACACTACCTCTCGGGACAATCGAGATGAACACGCGTGTAACAACAATTCGATGGGAAGGTGAAGAAGAAATTACTGTTGAAGCGCTCGTTGGAAGCAAAAAAAAATATTTTCGACCAAGAGCTGTCATTCTTGCATTGCCTCCTAGACTTGTAGCAAATCACATTGATTTTTCACCTTCTCTCTCAACGGAACTTATGGGGAGCCTCCTTAATAAGCCTACGTGGATGGGAGGACAGGCAAAGGTGATTGCGGTTTATGACCGACCTTTTTGGAGAGAACATGGACTTTCTGGTCAAGTAACGAGCTGGATTGGTCCATTGCAGGAAATACATGATGCTTCACCTCAAATTGGTTCAGGAGCACTTTTCGGTTTCTTTAGGATACCTGCGAAAATGCGTCAAGGACTAGGCGAGGAAAAGATATTCAAACTAGTCGTGGAGCAGTTGACTCGGCTATTTGGAGCACCAGCGAATAACCCGGTAGATTTGCTATATAAGGATTGGTCAACTGATAATGAGACAGCGGTAGCAGAGGATATCACTTCACTTAGCGATTTTCCAAGGTATGGTCCACCGACAGGAATTCGTACGTGGGAAAAGAAGTTATTTTTTGCAGGTACAGAAACTGATGCTGAGTTTGGGGGACATCTTGAAGGAGCTTTACGATCAGCTGAGCGTGTGGTATCTGAAATTAATGAAATATACAAAGCTCCATTATAA
- a CDS encoding polysaccharide deacetylase family protein produces the protein MNQHYTKQLCIKPIFKLNIVVIFFRVFMILFILLSCLFYSVSPVKAEQDYSEETTSRSKVAYITIDDGPSEYTEKFLDLFDKYNVKVTFFMLDGYMRKYPNIVKEVIKKGHSIGLHGVTHDARHVYASLENVINEMEKERITLQTITGIDTTLIRTPYGSKPFFEEGWKEAIQDIGYQIWDWNIDSEDWVTQDERMVENVINDVKNLELKNEQPVILFHDTKATCEHIEAVIVYLLDQGYDIRSIDDSIPPFTW, from the coding sequence GTGAATCAACATTATACAAAGCAACTTTGTATTAAACCAATTTTTAAGTTAAACATCGTCGTTATATTTTTCAGGGTTTTCATGATTCTTTTCATTCTACTTTCTTGTTTATTCTATTCGGTCAGTCCTGTAAAAGCTGAGCAAGATTATTCAGAGGAAACTACATCGAGAAGTAAGGTTGCATATATAACTATAGATGATGGCCCTTCGGAATATACTGAGAAATTTTTAGATCTATTTGATAAATATAATGTAAAAGTAACCTTCTTTATGCTCGATGGCTATATGAGAAAATATCCAAACATCGTTAAAGAAGTAATAAAGAAAGGTCACAGTATCGGCCTTCATGGTGTGACCCATGATGCTCGTCATGTATATGCATCACTGGAAAATGTTATTAATGAAATGGAGAAAGAACGAATAACGCTCCAAACAATAACTGGTATTGATACTACATTAATTCGTACGCCATATGGAAGTAAACCTTTTTTTGAGGAAGGGTGGAAGGAAGCGATTCAAGATATTGGCTATCAAATATGGGATTGGAACATAGATAGCGAAGATTGGGTAACCCAAGATGAAAGAATGGTTGAAAATGTTATTAATGATGTCAAGAACCTTGAGCTAAAGAATGAACAACCAGTTATTTTATTTCATGATACAAAAGCTACATGTGAACATATAGAAGCAGTAATTGTTTATCTACTTGATCAAGGATATGATATACGCTCCATTGATGATTCCATACCACCTTTCACTTGGTGA
- a CDS encoding YesK family protein: protein MGKGAINVPTKRKVGEFVQIFVYSFVAVIIIVGFSSTLVSKRKPTLYWLPGTILSVITLAFAIISFFTLNGWDAMGFFFLFISVLFGSVIGTFIVKFKKASIH, encoded by the coding sequence ATGGGTAAGGGAGCTATAAATGTTCCTACAAAAAGGAAAGTAGGTGAATTTGTGCAAATCTTTGTTTATTCTTTTGTTGCAGTTATTATTATTGTTGGGTTTTCTTCCACATTGGTTAGCAAGCGGAAGCCAACATTGTACTGGTTACCAGGAACAATTTTATCCGTTATTACTTTGGCATTCGCGATAATTAGTTTTTTTACCCTTAATGGCTGGGATGCTATGGGCTTTTTCTTTTTGTTTATTAGTGTGCTTTTCGGCTCCGTAATAGGAACATTCATTGTAAAGTTTAAGAAAGCGTCGATACATTAA
- a CDS encoding molybdopterin oxidoreductase family protein has protein sequence MQRDKFYKEVENVYHPNETLVKTHCSYCGMQCGMNLRVNTQTNKIIGVEPRYDWPVTVGKMCPKGVTAYQQTNHKDRLLKPLIRDNAALKGTTEGFREASWDEAYELISKKFIELQKEYGKDTLSVFSGVSMTNEKCYLTGKFARVGLGTRYIDYNGRFCMSSAAGGFLRTFGVDRGSTLPWTDIHETDCLFIAGSNTAECHPTSMFRVWNVQERGGYIIVVDPRETPIARRADLHLDLQPGTDLALANGIVNQLIQLGYIDEDFINNHTNGFEETKELVKDYTPEYTSMLTGVAPEKIIRAAKLYGKAPNAVVMFARGVEQQHKGVDNVSGYTNMALVTGKIGRPKSGVATFTGQGNGQGGREHGQKSDLLPGYRKITNPEHVKEICKVWNITPDEMPQAGVSAYEMFELMEEKTIRGLYLLCSNPAVSAPNLNYVRKTLKNLDFMVCADFYLSESAQFADVVLPAVTWSEDEGTVTNIEGRIIKINKAQEPVGESKPDWQIQVELAERLGRGKYFSHLTTAKAIADEFRLATKGGNADYYGATWDKIDKQDGVFWPCKDEHDEGTPHMFLDKKFYHPDGKAKICALPYRPPAEEPCDKYPLRLTTGRVVYHYLSGNQTRRISFLHDMCPEPFVEIHPETAAKYNMDHEEQVRLFTRRGEAIYKVKITEAIRKDTVFVPYHFGNEDSINLLTIAALDPMSRMPEFKACAAQLEKVEIKKVQ, from the coding sequence ATGCAAAGGGATAAGTTTTATAAGGAAGTTGAGAATGTATACCATCCAAATGAAACATTAGTCAAAACACATTGCAGCTATTGTGGTATGCAATGCGGGATGAATCTACGTGTTAATACCCAAACAAATAAAATTATCGGGGTTGAACCTCGTTATGATTGGCCAGTTACCGTCGGAAAAATGTGCCCTAAAGGTGTAACAGCCTATCAGCAGACAAATCATAAAGACCGCTTGTTAAAGCCGTTGATCCGTGATAATGCTGCACTCAAAGGTACTACGGAAGGCTTTCGCGAAGCAAGCTGGGATGAAGCGTATGAGCTGATTTCAAAGAAATTCATAGAGCTTCAAAAAGAGTATGGTAAAGATACTTTATCGGTATTCAGTGGCGTGTCCATGACAAATGAAAAGTGTTATTTAACTGGGAAATTCGCTCGGGTTGGTCTCGGAACGCGCTATATCGATTATAACGGTCGCTTTTGTATGTCAAGTGCAGCTGGAGGGTTCCTCCGTACATTTGGTGTTGATAGAGGCTCTACGCTTCCATGGACAGATATCCATGAGACAGACTGCTTATTTATCGCTGGAAGCAATACTGCTGAATGTCACCCAACATCCATGTTTAGGGTTTGGAACGTGCAAGAAAGAGGCGGCTATATCATTGTAGTTGACCCGCGTGAAACACCAATTGCAAGAAGAGCTGACCTTCACCTAGATCTACAGCCTGGTACTGACCTGGCACTTGCTAATGGCATTGTAAATCAGCTAATCCAATTGGGCTATATAGATGAAGATTTTATCAATAACCATACAAACGGCTTTGAAGAAACGAAGGAACTTGTGAAAGATTACACGCCAGAATACACGAGCATGCTGACAGGTGTAGCACCTGAAAAAATCATTCGTGCAGCAAAGCTGTACGGTAAGGCACCAAATGCAGTTGTTATGTTTGCCCGTGGAGTGGAGCAGCAACACAAAGGGGTAGATAATGTTTCTGGTTATACGAATATGGCGCTTGTTACAGGGAAAATTGGCCGTCCGAAGTCAGGTGTCGCAACTTTTACAGGGCAAGGGAACGGTCAAGGTGGCAGGGAGCATGGACAGAAATCAGACTTGCTTCCAGGATACCGTAAGATTACTAACCCTGAACATGTGAAAGAAATATGCAAGGTTTGGAATATTACACCTGATGAAATGCCACAAGCTGGTGTATCAGCTTATGAAATGTTCGAGCTGATGGAGGAGAAAACGATTCGAGGTTTATACCTCCTCTGCTCTAATCCGGCAGTTTCTGCACCAAATCTAAATTATGTTCGCAAAACATTAAAGAATTTAGACTTTATGGTTTGTGCGGATTTCTATCTATCAGAATCAGCACAATTTGCCGATGTCGTTCTTCCTGCAGTCACTTGGTCAGAGGATGAAGGAACAGTTACTAATATTGAAGGGCGTATTATCAAGATTAATAAAGCTCAAGAGCCTGTAGGAGAATCGAAGCCTGATTGGCAAATACAAGTTGAACTTGCTGAACGCCTAGGACGTGGTAAATATTTCTCTCATTTGACAACAGCTAAAGCTATTGCAGATGAGTTCAGATTGGCAACAAAAGGTGGTAATGCAGACTACTATGGTGCAACATGGGACAAAATCGATAAGCAGGATGGAGTGTTTTGGCCTTGTAAGGATGAGCATGATGAGGGTACTCCACATATGTTTTTAGATAAGAAATTCTATCATCCAGATGGAAAAGCAAAGATATGTGCACTTCCTTATCGTCCTCCTGCAGAGGAGCCATGTGATAAATATCCTCTTCGTTTAACAACTGGACGAGTTGTCTATCACTATCTATCAGGAAACCAAACAAGGAGAATATCGTTCCTGCATGACATGTGCCCAGAGCCATTTGTGGAGATTCATCCGGAAACAGCAGCTAAATACAATATGGACCATGAGGAACAAGTCCGCTTGTTTACTAGAAGAGGCGAAGCAATTTATAAAGTTAAAATAACAGAAGCGATTCGAAAGGATACCGTTTTTGTTCCGTATCACTTTGGTAACGAGGATTCTATTAACCTATTAACAATTGCAGCACTAGATCCTATGTCCCGTATGCCAGAATTTAAGGCGTGTGCTGCACAATTGGAAAAAGTCGAAATAAAGAAGGTGCAATAA
- a CDS encoding 4Fe-4S dicluster domain-containing protein, translating into MKKRLYLELENCIGCRSCLAACTQCGGHEERNRNYVYDVNPLVNRQTMPLMCLHCENPACARSCPAQAIQIHETGAVLSALVEKCIGCQNCTIACPYGIPKFDTEQNLMYKCDLCIDRTKDGIPPMCASVCPSNTLQWLTEEEIANKKKQFNLDNDKWVTSMPYLEGETNVKVNLPGILQGITKLY; encoded by the coding sequence ATGAAAAAGAGGCTGTACTTAGAACTTGAAAACTGTATAGGGTGCCGTTCATGCCTCGCTGCATGTACGCAATGTGGTGGGCATGAAGAACGTAACAGGAACTACGTTTATGATGTTAACCCTCTTGTTAACCGGCAGACGATGCCTCTTATGTGTCTACACTGCGAAAATCCAGCATGTGCAAGAAGCTGTCCAGCCCAGGCTATCCAAATACATGAAACAGGGGCAGTATTATCAGCACTTGTTGAGAAATGCATCGGCTGTCAAAACTGTACAATCGCATGTCCTTATGGCATACCGAAATTTGATACAGAACAGAATTTAATGTATAAATGCGATTTATGTATAGATCGGACAAAAGACGGCATTCCACCTATGTGTGCTAGCGTATGCCCTTCCAACACACTTCAATGGTTGACAGAAGAAGAAATTGCAAACAAAAAGAAGCAGTTTAACCTAGATAACGACAAATGGGTTACGAGCATGCCATACCTAGAAGGTGAAACAAACGTGAAAGTAAATCTTCCTGGGATCTTGCAAGGCATTACAAAGTTATATTAG
- a CDS encoding Rieske (2Fe-2S) protein — MSDNNKIPFNEDNYTHNIERNNERRLDRRGFMKTLVGAAGVFAVSSLPWGAVAAKELMGLGDKEYPLKKITDVSNLPIGDAVEFKFPSEHDDAILIRLAENKYVAYQNACTHLRCPVFWVKEEGEMICPCHHGKFDVETGAPTAGPPRRPLPEIKVKVENGAIYAERVKRYET; from the coding sequence ATGTCTGATAACAACAAAATTCCCTTTAATGAAGATAATTATACTCATAATATAGAGCGGAATAATGAAAGAAGACTGGACAGACGCGGGTTTATGAAAACATTGGTTGGAGCTGCAGGTGTATTCGCAGTGTCTTCACTTCCATGGGGAGCAGTAGCAGCTAAAGAATTAATGGGTCTAGGAGACAAAGAATATCCACTTAAGAAAATAACTGACGTAAGCAACTTACCAATTGGTGATGCAGTAGAATTCAAGTTCCCTAGTGAGCATGATGACGCCATTTTGATTCGCTTGGCAGAAAACAAATATGTTGCATATCAGAATGCATGCACACATTTACGTTGCCCAGTTTTCTGGGTGAAGGAGGAAGGTGAAATGATTTGTCCTTGCCATCATGGCAAATTTGATGTTGAAACAGGTGCACCTACTGCAGGACCTCCAAGAAGACCTCTGCCTGAAATAAAGGTCAAAGTTGAAAACGGTGCAATTTATGCAGAAAGGGTGAAGCGTTATGAAACGTAG
- a CDS encoding MFS transporter: MSKNKRITQWNPEDDKFWQQEGKKHATRNLWISVPTLMMAFIVWQIWSVVAVRLNDIGFNFTAEQLFTLAAVPGLVGATLRFFYTFAVGTFGGRNWTVFSTAILAIPAIGIGFAVQNPETPYSVMLLLAALCGLGGGNFSSSSANMSFFFPKKEKGTALGINGGLGNMGVSVVQFVTPLIIATGSLAFLGKGQQLTNGEVIWLHNAAFIWVVPIVILTIVAYFGMDNIPTAKQSVSDQFVVLKRKHTWVMTVLYVATFGSFIGYAAAFPLLLKAQFPEYLSVAFLGAFLAAAARPVGGWMSDKFGGAIVTAWVFITMISGSLGVIYFTNMEVFSGFLASFLLLFIASGIGSGSTFQMIPGIFPVKEAAPVLGITAAFAAYGSFFIPKLFGWSVESTGTPVNAFYIFIGLYVVSLVLNWYYYQRKVHSKEKEVAKAS; the protein is encoded by the coding sequence ATGAGTAAGAACAAACGAATTACTCAGTGGAACCCGGAAGATGACAAGTTTTGGCAGCAAGAAGGGAAAAAACATGCGACAAGAAATTTATGGATATCAGTTCCAACATTAATGATGGCTTTTATTGTATGGCAAATTTGGTCAGTAGTAGCTGTCCGATTAAATGATATCGGTTTTAACTTTACGGCTGAGCAGCTGTTTACACTAGCTGCAGTTCCTGGACTTGTAGGCGCAACATTACGATTCTTTTATACTTTTGCCGTTGGAACATTCGGTGGACGTAACTGGACAGTATTCTCAACAGCAATCCTTGCAATTCCTGCTATCGGAATTGGGTTTGCGGTTCAAAACCCTGAAACTCCATATTCAGTTATGCTATTGCTAGCAGCGCTTTGTGGCCTTGGTGGAGGGAATTTTTCATCAAGCTCAGCTAATATGAGCTTCTTCTTCCCTAAGAAAGAAAAGGGAACGGCCTTGGGTATTAATGGTGGATTAGGTAATATGGGTGTGTCTGTAGTACAATTTGTAACACCACTTATTATTGCAACTGGATCTTTAGCATTTTTAGGAAAAGGACAACAACTCACAAACGGTGAAGTAATATGGCTACACAATGCTGCATTTATCTGGGTTGTACCTATCGTTATATTGACCATTGTTGCCTATTTTGGAATGGATAATATTCCTACTGCAAAACAATCTGTTTCAGATCAATTTGTTGTTCTTAAACGCAAGCATACATGGGTTATGACCGTTCTTTACGTAGCAACATTCGGTTCATTTATCGGTTATGCAGCAGCTTTTCCTTTACTATTAAAAGCTCAATTCCCAGAATATCTATCTGTCGCTTTCCTAGGTGCATTTCTTGCTGCAGCAGCAAGACCAGTTGGGGGATGGATGTCTGATAAATTCGGAGGAGCAATTGTTACCGCTTGGGTATTTATAACAATGATCTCTGGATCTTTAGGTGTAATCTATTTTACAAATATGGAAGTTTTCTCTGGTTTCCTTGCATCATTCCTACTGTTATTTATTGCATCTGGAATCGGTTCTGGATCAACGTTCCAAATGATACCTGGTATCTTCCCTGTTAAAGAAGCAGCTCCTGTTTTAGGAATTACGGCTGCATTTGCAGCATATGGTTCATTCTTTATTCCAAAACTATTTGGGTGGTCTGTTGAATCAACAGGAACACCAGTCAATGCTTTTTATATCTTTATTGGATTGTATGTCGTTTCATTAGTATTAAACTGGTATTACTATCAGCGAAAGGTACACTCAAAAGAAAAAGAAGTTGCAAAAGCATCATAA
- a CDS encoding sensor histidine kinase yields the protein MPKKQKNVSSYIIQSQEDEIKRIALELHEGVSQNLYSLYTSMEFLRTAIDQQGMKEYIDDMTQMLEKTINEMRILAVELHPPTLPTLGLLPALKSYLKLYTSTYGVIVEVVSEGDEMRMDEQTNITLFRVCQEALANIARYADVMKAHITFMWKPKVLKINIHDSGKGFDVNTGMKKSTGLAAMIERLVLIGGTCTITSNIGEGTSIDISLPL from the coding sequence ATGCCTAAAAAGCAAAAGAATGTTTCCTCATATATTATTCAGTCTCAAGAGGATGAAATTAAACGAATTGCTCTAGAATTACATGAAGGTGTGAGTCAAAACCTCTATAGCTTATATACGAGTATGGAATTTTTAAGAACGGCAATAGATCAACAAGGAATGAAAGAATATATTGATGATATGACGCAAATGTTAGAAAAAACAATAAATGAAATGCGTATTCTTGCTGTCGAATTGCATCCACCTACCCTTCCTACTCTTGGCTTACTGCCTGCTTTGAAAAGCTACTTAAAGCTTTATACTTCAACATATGGAGTTATTGTTGAGGTAGTAAGCGAAGGTGATGAAATGAGAATGGATGAACAAACAAACATTACGCTATTTCGAGTGTGTCAGGAAGCCTTAGCTAATATAGCAAGGTACGCAGATGTAATGAAAGCTCATATTACTTTCATGTGGAAACCTAAGGTGTTAAAAATAAACATTCACGATTCTGGCAAAGGCTTTGATGTGAACACCGGCATGAAAAAATCCACAGGTCTTGCAGCTATGATCGAACGATTAGTGTTAATCGGAGGCACGTGCACCATTACTTCTAATATAGGAGAAGGGACTTCAATAGACATCTCCCTTCCGTTATAG
- a CDS encoding response regulator transcription factor: MITILLCDDHAVVRMGLKMLLNNQGDMQVVGEASEGNEGIQQALELNPDVVVMDLSMPHGKDGLSATSELKKLMPNIAILILTMHDDEEYLFRAIQAGASGCILKSAPHDELVAAIRSVAIGDAYLHPNATKRLMEEYLGNVKDGNADTFNLLSNREKEVLTLIAKGFSNKDIGEKLVISVKTVETHKGNLMEKLKMKTRPELVAYALKKGLLGYGI; this comes from the coding sequence TTGATTACAATTTTGCTATGCGATGACCATGCTGTCGTACGAATGGGATTAAAAATGCTATTAAACAACCAAGGGGATATGCAGGTTGTTGGTGAGGCTTCTGAAGGGAATGAGGGCATTCAACAGGCGCTTGAACTTAATCCAGATGTTGTCGTTATGGACTTAAGTATGCCCCATGGTAAAGATGGTTTATCCGCGACATCAGAATTAAAAAAGCTTATGCCTAATATAGCCATTCTCATTTTGACAATGCATGATGACGAAGAATATTTATTCAGAGCTATCCAAGCAGGTGCATCAGGCTGTATTTTAAAAAGTGCGCCACATGATGAGTTGGTTGCTGCTATTCGCTCTGTTGCGATTGGCGACGCCTATTTGCACCCTAATGCTACGAAACGATTGATGGAGGAATATCTCGGAAATGTGAAAGATGGAAATGCCGACACTTTTAACTTATTATCAAATAGAGAAAAAGAGGTCCTTACATTGATTGCTAAAGGCTTTTCTAATAAGGATATTGGTGAAAAATTGGTCATCAGTGTTAAAACTGTGGAAACGCATAAAGGAAATCTGATGGAAAAACTTAAAATGAAAACTCGTCCAGAGCTTGTAGCTTATGCATTAAAAAAGGGGTTATTAGGCTATGGAATATAA
- a CDS encoding GAF domain-containing protein → MEYKVSRLAACDEQINQVCEKLLLQLKCDFIGLALQNTEGPNIKWHYAAGNSNDKYKRITLRFGKGIAGRVISTGRPMYIENFPEKILGKALEYPIMLAENILFAYAVPIFSNNIPKGVILAGNREKRAINEREQATVRETAKILEEKLNRLI, encoded by the coding sequence ATGGAATATAAAGTAAGTAGGTTGGCAGCCTGCGATGAGCAGATTAATCAAGTATGTGAAAAATTATTATTACAATTAAAATGCGATTTTATTGGCTTAGCCCTGCAAAATACGGAAGGGCCCAACATAAAATGGCATTATGCTGCTGGAAACAGCAACGATAAATATAAACGCATAACACTTAGGTTTGGCAAAGGGATAGCTGGGAGAGTGATTTCTACAGGTAGGCCCATGTATATAGAAAATTTTCCAGAAAAAATATTGGGAAAGGCGCTTGAGTATCCTATTATGCTTGCTGAAAATATTCTTTTTGCTTATGCTGTCCCGATTTTTTCAAATAACATCCCTAAAGGAGTCATATTGGCAGGTAACAGGGAAAAAAGAGCTATAAATGAACGCGAACAAGCAACAGTTAGAGAAACAGCGAAAATATTGGAAGAGAAATTAAACAGACTAATTTAA
- a CDS encoding PAS domain S-box protein, producing the protein MDRNHLSLDPTKIDPGSRDATILLNGFGIISYINQHGCNNFGYKAKELIGKTLSYVLPDLVINENREGKIIHQYGRHRDGHTFSLFIKISSFKLHDELFFLMNLYTVKDRSRLNEQQSYQLNELVDLKFALDASSIVAITDQRGIINYVNDQFCKISKYSKDELLGKDHKIINSGHHSKEFFKELWTTISSGHVWKGELKNKAKDGTYYWVDTTIVPFLNEDGIPYQHLAIRHEVTQRKNAEEELKKMMTKIIDIQEDERKRLSRELHDGIGQNLYSHLITINRLKEEINHPLLDQLQDEATEIIEELRDISWELRPSVLDDLGLIPAIRSYLVRYTEYYHISVHFDCFLNYRLNSNKEITIYRIIQEALTNIRKYAHTEDATVTIREMDEEIRVVIEDKGKGFNINKISRGVGLFSMKERAKAAGGSIRIHSTEGKGTTVVLEIPLGA; encoded by the coding sequence ATGGACAGGAATCATCTTTCACTTGATCCTACTAAGATTGATCCTGGTTCAAGAGATGCTACCATTCTCCTTAATGGTTTTGGCATCATCTCATATATAAACCAGCACGGATGTAACAATTTTGGTTATAAGGCAAAAGAATTAATCGGAAAGACGCTGTCATACGTACTTCCTGACTTAGTTATAAATGAAAACCGTGAAGGTAAGATTATACACCAATACGGCAGACACCGTGATGGTCACACATTTTCACTTTTTATTAAAATAAGCTCTTTTAAACTACATGACGAGTTATTCTTCCTCATGAACTTATACACTGTAAAGGATAGGTCGAGATTAAACGAGCAACAAAGCTACCAATTGAATGAACTTGTTGACCTTAAATTTGCACTCGATGCCTCCTCCATTGTCGCGATCACAGACCAAAGAGGTATCATTAACTATGTTAATGATCAATTTTGTAAGATCTCAAAATACTCAAAGGACGAGCTTCTTGGGAAAGATCATAAAATTATTAATTCTGGCCATCATTCCAAAGAGTTTTTTAAAGAGCTTTGGACAACAATTTCCTCAGGTCATGTTTGGAAAGGCGAATTAAAAAACAAAGCGAAGGATGGTACGTATTATTGGGTGGATACTACTATTGTACCGTTCTTAAATGAGGATGGGATACCTTATCAGCATTTAGCCATTCGCCATGAGGTGACTCAAAGAAAAAATGCTGAAGAAGAGCTTAAAAAAATGATGACAAAAATCATTGATATACAGGAAGATGAAAGGAAACGCCTATCACGAGAGCTTCATGATGGCATAGGACAAAATTTATATAGCCACCTCATAACGATAAATAGGCTGAAGGAAGAAATAAACCATCCACTACTTGATCAACTGCAAGATGAAGCGACTGAAATTATTGAAGAGCTCCGTGATATTTCTTGGGAATTGCGTCCATCTGTTCTCGATGATTTAGGTCTCATACCTGCCATTAGATCGTATTTGGTCCGTTATACAGAATATTATCATATTAGCGTCCATTTTGATTGTTTTTTAAATTACCGGTTAAACTCAAACAAAGAAATCACTATTTATAGAATTATTCAGGAGGCTCTTACGAACATTAGAAAGTATGCTCATACCGAAGACGCAACTGTTACCATTAGAGAAATGGATGAAGAAATACGTGTAGTCATTGAAGACAAAGGAAAAGGTTTTAATATTAATAAAATTTCGCGTGGAGTTGGCCTGTTCAGTATGAAGGAAAGAGCAAAAGCCGCTGGAGGATCTATTCGAATACATTCCACTGAAGGCAAAGGAACGACAGTTGTCTTAGAAATTCCGCTGGGGGCCTGA
- a CDS encoding DUF3995 domain-containing protein, with translation MQLLFIYLPVTILGLVSLLHFYWLFGGTWGFQASLPEKTEGGTLFTPRWFETLIVAVGLIGVGVILLVQNELIPSWELNSWMKWASIILTFIFLIRAIGDFKYLGFFKRVKNTTFSKYDTILYSPLCLYLGISFMISWLQ, from the coding sequence GTGCAGCTATTATTTATTTACTTACCGGTAACGATTTTAGGTTTAGTTAGTTTGTTGCATTTTTATTGGCTTTTTGGTGGTACATGGGGATTTCAAGCTTCATTACCAGAAAAAACAGAGGGAGGCACATTGTTTACCCCTAGATGGTTTGAAACCCTCATTGTTGCAGTCGGGTTAATTGGTGTGGGGGTTATATTATTAGTTCAAAATGAACTCATTCCATCTTGGGAATTAAATTCTTGGATGAAATGGGCGAGTATCATTCTTACATTCATTTTTTTGATAAGAGCAATAGGTGATTTTAAATATTTAGGGTTCTTTAAGAGAGTGAAAAATACAACCTTTTCAAAGTACGATACAATATTATACTCCCCTCTTTGCTTGTATTTAGGAATTTCTTTCATGATTTCATGGCTACAATAA